One region of Ananas comosus cultivar F153 linkage group 9, ASM154086v1, whole genome shotgun sequence genomic DNA includes:
- the LOC109714995 gene encoding germin-like protein subfamily T member 1: MAANSLLLLLSLSLTVFFIPTSLAADADPLQDFCVADLHSPVAVNGFPCKRNTTVVPDDFFSSAISVAGNTNNMFGSSVTPANVLTFAGLNTLGLSMNRVDIAHGGVNPPHIHPRATELGFVVKGKVLVGFVTTAGVFYSKVLGPGMNFIIPRGLMHFELNVGEGEALEITAFNSQLPGTVVSSVTLFGSKPPIPDAVLSRTFQVDDKIIDLIKSKFGN; this comes from the coding sequence ATGGCGGCCAATtcgcttctcctcctcctctccctctctcttacCGTCTTCTTCATCCCGACGTCcctcgccgccgacgccgacccCCTCCAGGACTTCTGCGTCGCCGACTTGCACTCCCCCGTCGCTGTGAACGGCTTCCCGTGCAAGCGGAACACCACCGTCGTCCCCGACGACTTCTTCTCCTCCGCGATATCCGTGGCGGGCAACACCAACAACATGTTCGGGTCGAGCGTCACCCCGGCCAACGTGCTGACCTTCGCAGGGTTGAACACGCTTGGGTTGTCGATGAACCGGGTGGATATTGCCCACGGTGGGGTGAACCCTCCGCACATCCACCCCCGCGCGACCGAGCTAGGGTTTGTCGTGAAGGGGAAGGTGCTCGTCGGGTTCGTGACGACCGCAGGGGTGTTCTACTCCAAGGTGCTCGGCCCGGGGATGAACTTCATCATCCCGCGGGGGCTCATGCACTTCGAACTCAACGTCGGTGAAGGGGAGGCGCTGGAGATCACCGCGTTCAATAGCCAGTTGCCGGGGACGGTGGTGTCGTCGGTGACGCTGTTCGGGTCGAAGCCCCCGATCCCCGACGCCGTGCTCAGCAGGACCTTCCAGGTGGACGACAAGATCATCGACCTCATCAAGTCCAAGTTCGGAAACTAA